In the genome of Dunckerocampus dactyliophorus isolate RoL2022-P2 chromosome 6, RoL_Ddac_1.1, whole genome shotgun sequence, one region contains:
- the LOC129182641 gene encoding ecto-ADP-ribosyltransferase 4-like, producing MAIRKKWPSLTNFSQAWSDAEEKARKPAHKYIEKQHAVAIHMYTNSLLQHTNGKLESVITAGRHQSKNEAVYINPFLYSALSDAIQVLKHSQVTCLRTYYRTQTLLHLNMFNQQVRFGSFMLFFDNSSLESRLTCFEINTCFGADISYYSVLDQNHQVLIPPYEVFKVSRVHPVITEGCNITYKLESNLDCVYDIEGNMLHSISASPVEGLWCLVIVTFMIIICLVVIIVKVYRKKTDLQSVYLHPRANYHCEVVTKTPLFNIK from the coding sequence ATGGCCATAAGAAAGAAATGGCCTTCCCTGACAAACTTCAGTCAAGCTTGGAGCGATGCAGAAGAAAAAGCTAGAAAGCCAGCGCACAAGTACATTGAGAAGCAGCATGCAGTTGCCATACACATGTATACCAACTCCTTGCTACAGCATACCAATGGGAAATTGGAGAGTGTGATAACAGCTGGACGCCATCAAAGCAAGAATGAAGCAGTTTATATCAACCCATTTCTTTATTCCGCTCTGAGCGATGCCATTCAGGTTCTGAAGCATAGTCAGGTAACATGTCTTAGAACCTACTACAGAACACAGACACTTTTACATTTGAACATGTTTAACCAACAAGTCCGGTTCGGCtctttcatgttattttttgacAATAGTAGTCTTGAAAGTCGCCTTACATGTTTTGAGATTAATACATGTTTCGGTGCCGACATATCCTATTACTCTGTTTTGGACCAAAATCATCAGGTGCTGATTCCCCCCTATGAGGTCTTCAAAGTGTCTCGTGTCCACCCAGTTATCACTGAGGGCTGTAACATCACCTACAAACTGGAGAGCAACCTTGACTGTGTGTATGATATAGAAGGCAACATGCTGCATTCCATATCTGCATCACCAGTGGAAGGATTGTGGTGCCTTGTCATCGTCACTTTTATGATCATCATCTGTCTTGTGGTCATCATTGTAAAAGTGTATCGAAAGAAAACTGATCTTCAAAGTGTTTATTTACATCCACGCGCAAACTATCATTGTGAGGTTGTCACGAAAACACCATTATTCAAcattaaataa
- the vwa10.2 gene encoding von Willebrand factor A domain-containing protein 7: MTVLCEFIIIIMSTGCSVLLLLAVVVVLTGLTQCFQALFVFDGNSTTHRDVTRKAVLRKTAEVCQDIAAADGRDFTLTIDDSLTAERVQDACSSENSTSLLSSVLFHSSIAKMYFSNANVDLVSVLSDKHHFDGEAFQEGRDLITQGVSAVKASVKQENFIAGRWTLGRVCHTLQDFYSHSNWVELGNTAPYSVLISPDQPLENLAGLNISTCRNCTGQSCDDNILPDVLQQGLLTSGYFSLFSPEKPEGKCSHGGQFDQTSKQDPLGGINKDDIGSSHGSLHHQAADLAVNATLELLEDIRIAVGDKNFLRLMGLSQSSALCFVIDTTGSMSDDIAEAKRVSFDIIDSKRGTEQEPSAYILVPFNDPGFGPLLMTTDADTFKESINKLTASGGGDIPELCLSGLQLALTAAPSSSEIFVFTDAPAKDADLKNTITALIESTKSVVTFLLTDVLARRRKRALNQADAQLYRDLARASGGQAIEVSKSDLSMATSVIEDSSASAVVTLFQVVRNPGKPDNFTFTVDGSLQNMTVYITGTPSLTFNLTSSTGVSQSSSESSGPLASLSLAGNLRRLSLNSDKDTGLWEIKVDSNDPYSVKVIGQSSVNFIYNLVEAHEGVPSEYFLKESRPLSGGNTSLLVTVTGGDAVKVPEITLYDSSGPTEVNGTMQSLGDGNFLVTFSEIPAGDFVVRMRGEDSSSSSRSTPGTFQRQASTQIKTSSISVTAQANSTNIEPGSTVSIPFTVATTSGGVLNETATGTFTVRATNDRSFDSASPSSVTIEEGNGGKANGTVTLTAPDSATSGSDVTLTIEAEDAAATDNNYVVLRFSVAAKVTDVNGPLCQEVSTSTNCPSSSSLCDSSQWEFVANVTDGVNGTGIESVTIREGNGTLNTSTVVGPGGENVTVASYKASCCAYRVQLSAVDNVGNVGFCVGQAKQSTTVAPVTTANCQ; the protein is encoded by the exons ATGACCGTATTATGtgaatt catcatcatcatcatgagcACCGGTTGCTCTGTCCTGCTCCTGTTGGCGGTGGTCGTCGTTCTCACAGGCCTCACACAATGTTTCCAAGCACTATTTGTGTTTGATGGCAACTCCACTACCCACCGCGACGTTACCCGAAAAGCAGTTCTCCGAAAAACGGCCGAGGTCTGCCAAGACATTGCTGCTGCAGATGGACGAGACTTCACTCTAACT ATTGATGACAGTCTAACAGCTGAGCGAGTACAGGATGCATGTTCTTCAGAAAATTCCACCTCGCTCCTGTCCAGTGTCTTGTTCCATAGTTCCATTGCCAAAATGTACTTCAGTAATGCCAACGTGGATTTAGTGTCTGTGTTGAGTGACAAACACCATTTTGATGGCGAGGCCTTTCAGGAAGGACGAGACTTGATCACTCAAG GTGTGTCTGCTGTAAAAGCCAGTGTCAAACAGGAAAACTTCATCGCAGGGCGCTGGACTCTTGGACGAGTATGTCATACTCTGCAG GACTTCTACAGCCACAGTAACTGGGTGGAGTTGGGGAACACAGCTCCTTACAGTGTTTTGATCTCACCTGACCAACCTCTTGAGAATCTGGCAG GTCTTAACATTTCAACATGCAGAAACTGTACGGGACAAAGCTGTGATGACAACATTTTGCCTGACGTGCTGCAACAGGGGCTCCTCACCTCTGGCTACTTCAGCCTCTTCTCTCCAGAAAAACCGGAAG GTAAATGCAGTCATGGAGGTCAATTTGACCAAACTAGTAAACAGGACCCTCTCGGAGGCATCAATAAGGATGACATTGGATCTAGCCATGGCTCACTTCATCATCAAGCAGCTGATTTGGCTGTAAATGCAACCTTGGAGCTCCTTGAGGACATCAGAATAGCAGTAGGAGACAAAAACTTCCTACG CTTGATGGGCCTATCCCAGTCGTCCGCGCTATGTTTTGTCATCGACACCACAGGTAGTATGAGCGATGACATAGCTGAAGCCAAGAGAGTTTCCTTTGACATCATCGACAGTAAGAGGGGAACTGAGCAGGAGCCTTCAGCCTACATACTGGTGCCTTTCAATGACCCAG GGTTTGGGCCTCTGCTGATGACAACTGAtgcagacacattcaaagaaagCATCAACAAGCTGACTGCCAGCGGAGGTGGCGACATCCCAGAGCTGTGCTTGTCTGGACTGCAG CTTGCCCTTACCGCGGCTCCTTCGTCCTCCGAGATATTTGTCTTCACTGATGCTCCTGCAAAAGATGCTGACTTGAAAAACACCATCACTGCCCTTATAGAGAGCACCAAGTCTGTG gtgACTTTCTTGTTGACGGACGTTCTGGCCAGGCGGCGCAAAAGAGCACTGAACCAAGCAGATGCTCAGCTGTACCGTGACCTCGCCCGGGCTTCTGGAGGTCAGGCCATTGAGGTCAGCAAGTCAGATCTCTCTATGGCTACGAGTGTTATAGAGGATTCCTCAGCCAGTGCCGTG GTGACCCTTTTTCAAGTAGTGAGGAATCCTGGAAAGCCTGataattttacatttacagtTGATGGTTCACTACAAAATATGACTGTTTATATAACAGGAACTCCATCTCTCACCTTTAACCTCACTAGCTCCACAG GTGTATCTCAGAGCTCCAGTGAGTCTAGCGGACCTCTGGCATCTTTGAGTTTGGCAGGTAATCTACGACGACTGAGCCTCAACAGTGATAAAGATACAGGACTGTGGGAAATCAAAGTAGACTCCAATGACCCCTACTCAGTCAAGGTTATAG GTCAAAGTTCAGTGAATTTTATCTACAACCTTGTGGAAGCCCATGAAGGAGTTCCTTCAGAATACTTTCTGAAGGAAAGTCGGCCTCTATCAG GTGGTAATACCAGCCTTTTGGTCACAGTGACAGGAGGTGACGCTGTGAAGGTTCCAGAGATCACACTGTACGACAGCTCAGGACCGACAGAGGTCAATGGGACAATGCAG TCATTAGGAGACGGTAACTTCCTGGTGACATTCAGTGAGATTCCAGCAGGTGACTTTGTGGTTCGAATGCGAGGAGAAGACAGCAGCTCATCATCAAGGTCAACTCCAGGCACCTTCCAGAGGCAGGCCTCTACTCAAATCAAGACTTCTAGCATCTCTGTGACT GCCCAGGCCAACAGCACCAACATTGAACCAGGCTCTACTGTCTCCATCCCTTTCACTGTCGCCACAACAAGTGGTGGAGTCCTCAATGAAACAGCAACCGGGACTTTCACAGTGCGTGCCACCAATGACCGGAGCTTTGATTCCGCATCACCCAGCTCTGTTACCATAGAAGAAGGCAATGGTGGGAAAGCCAACGGCACAGTGACTCTGACCGCTCCTGACAGTGCGACATCAGGATCAGACGTAACGCTTACAATTGAGGCTGAAGATGCAGCTGCCACCGATAATAACTATGTTGTCCTGAGGTTTTCAGTTGCTGCTAAG GTAACTGATGTCAACGGACCATTGTGCCAGGAGGTCAGTACATCCACCAACTGTCCCTCCTCTTCATCACTCTGCGACTCCTCCCAATGGGAGTTTGTGGCCAATGTGACTGACGGCGTCAATGGGACAGGCATTGAAAGCGTCACCATCCGTGAAGGGAACGGCACCCTCAACACGAGCACAGTGGTTGGACCAGGGGGCGAGAACGTCACCGTGGCCTCTTATAAGGCCTCCTGCTGTGCATACAGAGTGCAGCTGTCTGCTGTGGACAACGTGGGGAATGTGGGCTTTTGTGTGGGCCAGGCAAAACAGTCCACCACAGTTGCACCTGTTACTACAGCTAAC TGccaatga
- the LOC129182640 gene encoding GPI-linked NAD(P)(+)--arginine ADP-ribosyltransferase 1-like, with product MKIPRSLTNWATLLLMLAAMFALYRDPFVILWWPPEPAQRPDHLPLDMETESIDDMYEGCRSEMAPVIDLLGIFERRNNKRFGSTWALAETHARTPVHKDMKQEHAISLYLYTSVPVVQHDFNTAVKEGKQAYSTHEFQFHYFYFYLTEVIQLLRHTSCKTSYHRTSERYDLNVVNTNIRFGAFIWAATNKQTFESNGKVSCFEIHTCFGADVTFYSAKGQEGQVLIPPYEVFTITDVLTDKQWCNVVYKLQSTKTPRGDLNCKLNLQQIKTYV from the exons ATGAAGATACCAAGATCACTGACAAACTGGGCAACCCTTCTGTTGATGCTAGCGGCAATGTTCGCCTTGTATCGTGACCCATTTGTAATTCTCTGGTGGCCTCCGGAACCTGCCCAG AGGCCTGATCATTTGCCGCTGGACATGGAGACAGAGTCCATTGATGACATGTATGAAGGTTGCCGGTCTGAGATGGCTCCCGTGATTGACCTGCTTGGCATATTTGAGCGCCGCAATAACAAACGCTTCGGTTCTACTTGGGCTCTTGCTGAAACACACGCAAGAACACCTGTGCATAAGGACATGAAGCAGGAACATGCCATCTCTTTGTACTTGTACACCAGTGTGCCTGTGGTCCAACATGATTTCAACACAGCAGTTAAAGAAGGGAAACAAGCATACAGCACACATGAATTTCAGTTCCATTACTTCTACTTCTACTTGACGGAAGTCATCCAGCTACTGCGTCACACGTCCTGCAAGACCAGCTATCATCGCACCTCGGAGCGCTATGACCTCAATGTGGTGAACACAAACATACGTTTCGGTGCTTTCATTTGGGCGGCTACAAACAAGCAGACGTTTGAGTCCAATGGCAAAGTTTCCTGCTTTGAGATCCACACTTGCTTTGGTGCTGATGTGACATTCTACTCTGCTAAAGGCCAAGAGGGACAAGTGCTGATTCCTCCATATGAGGTTTTCACTATCACTGATGTACTAACTGATAAGCAGTGGTGTAATGTTGTCTACAAACTACAAAGCACTAAAACACCCAGGGGAGATCTGAATTGTAAACTGAATCTGcagcaaataaaaacatatgtaTAA